A section of the Streptomyces sp. Je 1-369 genome encodes:
- a CDS encoding M48 family metallopeptidase — protein sequence MTDDNQHGGGGEGHERVPSRQRRRFPGISSRAYEHPADRSALVALRKLSGFDTVFKALSGLLPERSLRLLFLSDSVRVSDAQFAHLNTMLRDACYILDLEKVPPMYVNQDPNPNAMCIGLDEPIIVVTTGLVELLDEEEMRAVVGHEVGHALSGHAVYRTILLFLTNLALKVAWIPLGNVAIMAIVTALREWFRKSELSADRAGLLVGQDLKASMRGLMKLAGGNHLHEMNVDAFLEQAEEYEAGGDLRDSVLKILNVLPRTHPFAAVRAAELKKWAESRDFQRIMDGHYPRRDEDKDTSVSDSFRQSASSYADDVRGSKDPLMKLVNDLAGGAGDLGGRLRGKFSGQSGTGQSGTGRSDNGGAPEDKQP from the coding sequence ATGACCGACGACAACCAGCACGGCGGGGGCGGCGAGGGCCACGAGCGGGTGCCGAGCCGGCAGCGCAGGCGCTTTCCCGGCATCTCGTCGCGGGCCTACGAGCACCCGGCGGACCGCTCGGCCCTGGTGGCCCTGCGCAAGCTCAGCGGCTTCGACACGGTCTTCAAGGCCCTCAGCGGCCTGCTCCCCGAGCGGAGCCTGAGGCTCCTGTTCCTGTCGGACTCCGTGCGGGTGTCCGACGCGCAGTTCGCGCACCTCAACACCATGCTGCGGGACGCCTGTTACATCCTGGACCTGGAGAAGGTCCCGCCGATGTACGTGAACCAGGACCCGAATCCGAACGCGATGTGCATCGGCCTCGACGAGCCGATCATCGTCGTGACCACGGGCCTGGTCGAGCTGCTCGACGAGGAGGAGATGCGGGCGGTCGTCGGCCACGAGGTGGGCCACGCCCTCTCCGGCCACGCCGTCTACCGCACGATCCTGCTGTTCCTGACGAATCTCGCCCTGAAGGTCGCCTGGATCCCGCTCGGCAACGTCGCGATCATGGCGATCGTGACGGCGCTGCGCGAGTGGTTCCGCAAGTCCGAGCTGTCGGCGGACCGGGCGGGCCTGCTGGTCGGACAGGACCTGAAGGCCTCGATGCGCGGCCTGATGAAGCTGGCGGGCGGCAACCACCTGCACGAGATGAACGTGGACGCGTTCCTGGAGCAGGCCGAGGAGTACGAGGCCGGGGGCGACCTGCGCGACTCCGTCCTGAAGATCCTCAACGTGCTGCCGCGCACGCACCCCTTCGCCGCGGTCCGTGCCGCCGAGCTGAAGAAGTGGGCCGAGTCCCGCGACTTCCAGCGGATCATGGACGGTCACTACCCGCGCCGCGACGAGGACAAGGACACCTCGGTCTCCGACTCCTTCCGGCAGTCGGCCTCGTCGTACGCCGACGACGTGCGCGGCAGCAAGGACCCGCTGATGAAGCTGGTCAACGACCTCGCGGGCGGCGCGGGCGACCTCGGCGGCAGGCTCCGCGGCAAGTTCTCAGGACAGAGCGGCACCGGACAGAGCGGCACCGGCCGGAGCGACAACGGCGGTGCCCCCGAGGACAAGCAGCCGTAG
- the nadD gene encoding nicotinate-nucleotide adenylyltransferase — translation MGEQDMPTGPETGPVSNGKRRLGVMGGTFDPIHHGHLVAASEVAAQFHLDEVVFVPTGQPWQKSDKQVSPAEDRYLMTVIATAENPQFSVSRIDLDRGGATYTTDTLRDLRALNPDTDLFFITGADALGQILTWRDTEELFSLAHFIGVTRPGHTLADPGLPKGGVSLVEVPALAISSTDCRARVAKGDPVWYLVPDGVVRYIDKRELYRGE, via the coding sequence ATGGGAGAGCAGGACATGCCTACCGGTCCGGAGACCGGTCCGGTGAGCAACGGCAAGCGCCGCCTCGGCGTCATGGGCGGAACGTTTGATCCGATCCACCACGGACACCTCGTGGCGGCCAGTGAGGTCGCCGCGCAATTCCACCTCGACGAGGTGGTGTTCGTGCCGACCGGCCAGCCGTGGCAGAAGAGCGACAAGCAGGTCTCGCCCGCCGAGGACCGTTATCTGATGACGGTCATCGCGACGGCGGAGAACCCGCAGTTCTCGGTCAGCCGCATCGACCTCGACCGCGGCGGGGCCACGTACACCACGGACACGCTGCGCGATCTGCGTGCCCTCAACCCCGACACGGACCTCTTCTTCATCACGGGCGCCGACGCCCTCGGCCAGATCCTCACCTGGCGCGACACGGAAGAGCTGTTCTCCCTCGCGCACTTCATCGGGGTCACCCGGCCGGGCCACACGCTGGCCGACCCCGGGCTGCCCAAGGGCGGTGTCTCCCTGGTGGAGGTGCCCGCCCTGGCCATCTCGTCCACGGACTGCCGCGCCCGGGTCGCCAAGGGCGATCCGGTCTGGTACCTGGTGCCCGACGGCGTGGTGCGTTATATCGACAAGCGTGAGCTGTACCGCGGCGAATGA